The following nucleotide sequence is from Acidobacteriota bacterium.
AGATCCTGCTGGCGATCGACGGCTCCGTCCACTCCGACGCCGCCGTGGACGCGCTGATCGATCGGTTCCGACCCGAGCGTGCCGAGGTTCGCGTCCTCCACGCCGTCGAATGGCTGAAGGAGCTGCCGGCCTCGTTCCGGTTCGGAGAAGGCCCGACGTACGCGAACGACATCCTCGCCAGCAAGAACAAGAGCTTCGACGAGGCCGCCCGCCTGATCGAGCGCACCGCCGAACGGCTCAGGACCGCCGGATTCCAGACGACCACGGCCATGCCGGACGACGACGCCCGGCACGCGATCCTCGAGGAGGCCGAGAAATGGACGGCCGATCTCATCGTGATCGGCTCGCACGGCCGGCGGGGCCTCGATCGCCTGCTGCTCGGCAGCGTGGCCGAATCCGTCGTCCGCCACGCGCGGTGCTCGGTCGAGATCGTCAGGGTCCGGCAAACGGCGTCACGCTGAGGAGGGCGCTCTCGCTCCCGTGCCGCAAGAGGTATAGTGCGGCAGAGCCAGCCTATGAGCGCACGGACCCCGGATCACACAGCGATTGAATCCTCGCTGCAGGAGCAGCGCCTGTTTCCAGCGCCGCCGCCAGGCGCCGTCGGCTTCTCTCACTGGCACGTCGGGTCGCTCGACGAGTATCGCGCGCTGCACGCGCGCTCTCTCGCGGATCCTGACGCCTTCTGGCGCGAGGAAGCTCGTCAGCTTTCCTGGTTCGCGCCGTTCTCGCGCGTGCTCAGTTGGGACCCTCCGGACGCCAAGTGGTTCGTCGGCGGCCAGTTGAACGCCTGCTACAACTGCGTGGACCGGCACGTCCAGGCCGGCCGAGGCGAAGACATCGCCATCGTCTGGGAAGGCGAGCCGGTGCGAGAGGATGGACGCGGTCCCGAGATCCGCCGCCTCACGTACCGCGAACTGCAGATTCAGGCGAGCCGGCTGGGGAACACGCTCAAGGGCCTCGGCGTCAAGAAGGGCGACGTCGTCACCATCTACATGCCGATGGTGCCGGAGCTGGCGGTCGCGATGCTCGCGTGCGCGCGCATCGGGGCCGCCCACTCGGTGATCTTCGGCGGGTTCGCGCCGCACGCGATCAGCGAGCGCGCCCAGGACGCGCACAGCCGCGTGATCGTCACGGCCGACGGCGGGTACCGTCGCGGCGACGTCGTGCCGCTGCTGAGGAACGTCGCCGATGCGTGCCGGCAGCTCGCCGGCCACGGCCACATCGTCGACCACGTGCTCGTGCTGCAGCGCACCGGCCAGGACTCACCGGATGCGCGCTTCGTGACGGGCGAGCGCCCGGCCGGCATCGATCACGGGACGCGGTTCCACTGGTGGCACGACGTCGTGGACGCCGCGTCCGATGCGTGCCCCTGTGAAGCGATGGACAGCGAGGACATGCTGTTCCTGCTCTACACGAGCGGCTCGACCGGAAAGCCGAAGGGGATTGTCCACACGACGGCCGGGTACCTCGCGTTCGTGACGATGACCGCGCGGCTCGCCTTCAACCTGCAGCCGGACGCCGGCCAGCTCTTCTGGTGCTCGGCCGACATCGGCTGGGTGACGGGCCACTCGTACGTCCTCTACGGGATCCTGGCGAACCGCGTCCCCTCGTTGATGTACGAAGGCGCGCCGAACTTCCCGCAGAACGATCGATTCTGGGACATCATCGCGCGCCACGAGGTCACGCAGTTCTACACGGCGCCGACCGCCATCCGCACGTTCATGAAGTGGGGACAGGACTGGCCCGCCCGGCACGACATGTCCAGCCTTCGCCTGCTCGGCACGGTGGGAGAGCCCATCAATCCGGAGGCGTGGATCTGGTACCACAACACGATCGGCAAGGGCCGGTGCCCGGTCGTCGACACCTACTGGCAGACGGAAACGGCCGGCCACGTCGTGACGCCTCTTCCCGGCGCCATTCCGACGAAGCCGGGCAGTTGCACCCTCCCGATGGTCGGCATCGACGCGGCGATCGTCAACGAACAGGGGCACGAGCTTCCGCCGAACAAGGGCGGGCTGTTCGTCATCCGCAAACCGTGGCCCGGCATGCTGCGCGGCGTGTACGGCAACCGCGAGCGGTTCGTCACGAACTACTGGGGGCGCGTGAAGGATCCGGTCACGGGCATGCCCTACTACTTCTCCGCCGACGGTGCCAGGCGCGACGAAGACGGATACTTCTGGATTCAAGGCCGCATCGACGACGTGATCAAGGTGTCGGGCCATCTGTTGGGCACGATGGAAGTGGAGTCGGCGCTCGTCTCGCATCCTGCGGTGGCCGAGGCCGCCGTCGTCGGCTATCCGCACGAGATCAAAGGCAACGCCATTTGTGCCTTCGTCACGCTCCGCGGCAACTGGGCGGCGACGCATCCGGGGCGGTTGCCGGACGACGCGCTTCGGGCCGAGCTCACGGCGCACGTCGCCAGGGAAGTGGGCGCGCTCGCGAAGCCCGACCGCATCCGCTTCGCCGAGAGCCTCCCGAAGACGCGGTCCGGCAAGATCATGCGCCGCCTGCTCCGCGACGTCGCCGCCGGCGTCGAGACCATCACCCAGGACACGACCACGCTCGAGGACTTCAGCGTCGTCGCGAAGCTCCGCGAGGACGAGGAGTAGGGCGGCGAGCCCGCGCGCGGCGGCACGTTCGAGGTCGCCGCGCCGCGGCGGGCGTGAAACCGAACGCCTTCTGCGGTGTTCACGTATCCTTGAGAGCGTGTTTCGAGAACTCGGCGAGCGCGGGTCCTGTCGCCGGACAGCCCCACGTGGTGCTCGGCACCACGCGCGTGATTACGGGCGTCGCCTGAGCGCCGCGCGGGGGCCCCGTCCGGCGCCCCCCCCGTTGCGGGAGTTGTGAAACGCACGCTGAAGGGCTGTCGGCCTGGTGACGGAGCCCACCTCCCTGGAGCCATCCATGGCGCTGATTGAGACCGTCGATCTCTGGAAGACCTATCAAATGGGCGCGGAGGAGGTGCACGCGCTCCGCGGCGTCTCGATCCAGATCGACCGCGGCGAGTACGTGGCGATCATGGGACCCTCCGGCTCGGGCAAGTCGACCCTGATGAACCTGATCGGCTGCCTCGACACGCCAACGAAGGGCAGCTACTTGCTGAACGGCAAACAGGTCAGCCAGATGAACGACGACGAGCTGGCGAGAATCCGGAACGAGGAGATCGGG
It contains:
- a CDS encoding universal stress protein, whose amino-acid sequence is MAETTKILLAIDGSVHSDAAVDALIDRFRPERAEVRVLHAVEWLKELPASFRFGEGPTYANDILASKNKSFDEAARLIERTAERLRTAGFQTTTAMPDDDARHAILEEAEKWTADLIVIGSHGRRGLDRLLLGSVAESVVRHARCSVEIVRVRQTASR
- the acs gene encoding acetate--CoA ligase — protein: MSARTPDHTAIESSLQEQRLFPAPPPGAVGFSHWHVGSLDEYRALHARSLADPDAFWREEARQLSWFAPFSRVLSWDPPDAKWFVGGQLNACYNCVDRHVQAGRGEDIAIVWEGEPVREDGRGPEIRRLTYRELQIQASRLGNTLKGLGVKKGDVVTIYMPMVPELAVAMLACARIGAAHSVIFGGFAPHAISERAQDAHSRVIVTADGGYRRGDVVPLLRNVADACRQLAGHGHIVDHVLVLQRTGQDSPDARFVTGERPAGIDHGTRFHWWHDVVDAASDACPCEAMDSEDMLFLLYTSGSTGKPKGIVHTTAGYLAFVTMTARLAFNLQPDAGQLFWCSADIGWVTGHSYVLYGILANRVPSLMYEGAPNFPQNDRFWDIIARHEVTQFYTAPTAIRTFMKWGQDWPARHDMSSLRLLGTVGEPINPEAWIWYHNTIGKGRCPVVDTYWQTETAGHVVTPLPGAIPTKPGSCTLPMVGIDAAIVNEQGHELPPNKGGLFVIRKPWPGMLRGVYGNRERFVTNYWGRVKDPVTGMPYYFSADGARRDEDGYFWIQGRIDDVIKVSGHLLGTMEVESALVSHPAVAEAAVVGYPHEIKGNAICAFVTLRGNWAATHPGRLPDDALRAELTAHVAREVGALAKPDRIRFAESLPKTRSGKIMRRLLRDVAAGVETITQDTTTLEDFSVVAKLREDEE